In Longimicrobium sp., a genomic segment contains:
- the bshB1 gene encoding bacillithiol biosynthesis deacetylase BshB1: protein MTDQTESLAPPVDLLAIAAHRDDVELLVGGTMARAAAQGYRTGILDLTMGERGTDGSAELRGQEADAAAKILNVVARRNAGLADAGLVNTPETRSLVAGYVRAFRPRVVILPFTAGRHPDHRIASQLAYDACFLAGLAKYDAPGQAHRPHKLLYALTYREDAVKPSFVVDITDFIETKMEAVHCYASQFDGKTWGGEVFPGGDRPLYDQVRMHAARYGALIRKAYGEPFYVVETMEVEDVVALPVRSI, encoded by the coding sequence ATGACCGACCAGACCGAATCGCTCGCGCCGCCGGTGGACCTGCTGGCGATCGCCGCGCACCGCGACGACGTGGAGCTGCTGGTGGGCGGCACCATGGCGCGCGCCGCCGCGCAGGGGTACCGCACCGGCATCCTGGACCTGACCATGGGCGAGCGCGGCACCGATGGCAGCGCCGAGCTCCGCGGCCAGGAAGCCGACGCCGCCGCGAAGATCCTGAACGTCGTCGCCCGCCGCAACGCCGGGCTCGCCGACGCGGGGCTGGTGAACACGCCCGAGACGCGGTCGCTGGTTGCGGGCTACGTGCGCGCGTTCCGCCCGCGCGTGGTCATCCTCCCCTTCACCGCCGGCCGCCACCCCGACCACCGCATCGCCTCGCAGCTGGCGTACGACGCGTGCTTCCTGGCGGGGCTGGCCAAGTACGACGCGCCCGGCCAGGCGCACCGCCCGCACAAGCTCCTCTACGCGCTCACCTACCGAGAGGATGCGGTGAAGCCGAGCTTCGTGGTCGACATCACCGACTTCATCGAGACCAAGATGGAGGCGGTGCATTGCTACGCCTCGCAGTTCGACGGCAAGACGTGGGGCGGCGAGGTGTTCCCCGGCGGCGACCGGCCGCTGTACGACCAGGTGCGGATGCACGCCGCCCGCTACGGCGCGCTCATCCGCAAGGCCTATGGCGAGCCCTTCTACGTGGTGGAAACGATGGAGGTCGAGGACGTGGTCGCTCTCCCCGTGCGCAGCATCTGA
- a CDS encoding DUF2188 domain-containing protein, translating into MPAQKSLHVVPSPNGGWSVKQYGAHRASRHFDSRSAAIRWGRDASRNNGAAFFIHRKDGTVQEKTSPAGEGHL; encoded by the coding sequence ATGCCAGCACAGAAGTCCCTTCACGTGGTCCCCAGTCCGAACGGAGGCTGGAGCGTCAAGCAGTATGGTGCGCACCGGGCTTCCCGGCATTTCGATTCCAGGAGCGCGGCCATTCGCTGGGGACGGGATGCCAGCCGGAACAACGGGGCCGCGTTCTTCATCCACCGTAAGGATGGAACGGTCCAGGAGAAGACTTCTCCTGCCGGTGAAGGACATCTTTGA